The nucleotide window atcaaaagacgtgtttgaccaggagaccggctgttgacatcggatagatgtgcagctcagatggggtgactatgactcccatgaagatgagagacatcgtcaccgatgttaccacccgaaaccgacccgctgtcggaacacccaatgtggaggaaaaccgctgtcggaacactcaatgtgatgagaaaccgaatgaactcagttgagcgactcgagatcggtacaaccaaggtccgcaatacagatcggtcaaatccagtcctctcaccatcgtcagttaaggtcattcgatcaccgggatcgtaaattttcagtcggtgagtaaagaagtccatcggaaaagatcaaagccacgattatagcgaacttccacgggcggctagaacaggaaagtaagaaaggaagagaggaaaatcagatgaaagaaatgtctctgtcgacgggagtatatatagggaaaatgagcatttattctttggcgAGCAAACGGCTTAACGCttggaatcgagggacaattaatactttgaccgcACCGGACTGAAGaaggaaaagatcggaatagtagatcggaaggtgggagaccagcatgaaaggtcggaaagaacatgtgaaagagatcgagaagaggagggatcggtaggcaaaaagaataagacaaattccgataaccgtcgagaatcgagccgaggtagttaaggcgttgcgagCGAGATCTCAccgcgcctaagaatcgcccgcaatcttgACAGTGCGGGTATGtcatgatcctgtacatcccaatctccaccgttgatcccacttgtaaggacaaaccggaacccttagatcaagagagaagacgacaatacggcgtctttcgctcttaaccctcggatcgttaggacaaggaaatttgggaccgtcggatggaaagaagaaaaggacaaatattatgaagagtgatctcaaccattcattttgattctctttaattcctgaacctccgatcatgtccttcaaatctcgaccctccatctcctcaaataaatcccgacccttcacgaagagcaccgattcctataaatactgcataaaAAGCTCAAGGGCGggcaaaaatagacaagaggtcattattatagcggaggaactctgaaatttcatttagtttgctactctgctacttagaagtgtcaatcaaaagacttttgaaactagttttccaagtgtttttcttgaaaagattctcaATCTTTGAACTCtacatttcagtttgttcattatctggtcacactctcactttctcgccttttatcatctctgctttcattgtccaagctcaacttcattccactcggttcttttcatcttgatcgatcgcattttagctaagcaccctccagttcacgaggaacaccacccctcgTGCCAATCACTCCGCTGCCTTGtcactatttgacaccccatagttattttagtagatttggctccttacggtaagagctcatactctttttattaagtgcttacatttactttctgcattttctttgttcttctcacatccgtgactttctacttttgcacaaacgatccccaaagaatgttaccgtAAGAGCTCATATCAACTGCTTTATCGAGTGTctgcatttactttccgcattttctgtgttcttcttacatctgcaactttcttcaagactatttttgcacaaacgatccccaaagaatgacactcccaaatcatctatttagtgatcagttcattttattaatcttcatctttttttgaaagcaagttttctaactcctagtagtatgtaagtggttgggtaaacgtaggtaactgcaacttaggggtctcttttaaagagagaacatgaataacacgtcaggaagatagccaaactattaggccgacgtaaacgacaattcgacaaagatgtcataaagtggaataagaccaaagtaaacgaagcagtagatcggtcattaatagatattggtaaaatgaacgcatggaaggtcggtaaatcaagtctagttttccctatctagtcaaaaggtatcgagaagccttatccccagcatcttagaacgccagaatccttagctttaggttcttatgtcatgtagttgaaattaaaaatccgggagatcggagaaatcccttccagTGCTCTGATGtcctgaaagagatcggaagagagttcttatccggtctcaatccaaaattttaataaacgtaaaaagagatcggaggagagttcttatccggtctcccttcaaaattttaataaacattaaatagggatcggaggagagttcttatccggtctcaactcaaaacattaataaataactctaaaggagatcggaggagggttcttatccggtctcccctcaaaattttaataaataacttaaaagagatcggaggagggttcttatccggtctcccctcaaaattttaataaacaacttaaaagagatcggaggagagttcttatccgattctcacacccgttcactaaggttgtctcatttacttatgtatctgggtgatccaaatttagtgaaaaatcaaatattccttttaccaaaaggattaacattgccgtctaagccctcctaactaatttataaaggacgcagaattaaatctacttacccttattaagggacgaggtggggtgcctaacaccttctccacccgtttacggaccccgaacttagaatctctgttttgaagtggtttcatttttaatttaacttctcaaatggttttctttagtttccctcaaaactaaggtggcgactcctcactttttcccacttcggtgagtgatcgtccaggcgaccgcaaaatctattgcgacacAGGCTATCGACAACCTTGCCCTTGTTGGAAATGATTTCTAAAGTTGCAGGATAGATTGCATCTGTCCTCTGAACTTCAAATACAATAAGGCACCCAGCGCCTTGATCCAATGTTCCAGGAAACTTCATGTCCATAATCATCTGTGACAGCTTCTTCTCCACGTCATCAATAGGTAATTCAATTAGTTCAGTAATATGTGCAATCCATGTGCACAGATTTTGTTCCAAAAAAGTGTAATACAGGGATGAAAGGTGCCTTTGAAGAAATTATCCCAGCGACATCATCAGCTTGATTCACCATGATTTTGCACGGTAGCATTTATTTAAGACTGAAAACTGCCTTAGGTCTTCCAGAGCATTGAAGGACTCAAATGCTTCAAAGAAATAGCTGTAAACAGTtttataatccttctttttagcATGAAGAATAATCCCACTCTGCAAATCAATTGTGGCTTATGAAGAAGACATGGGCACTGCTGGAATAATTGAAGTCCTGCTAGATGAGAATTCACTGATTGTTTAATGTGAAGAAATCACAGGATTTGGAAAGTTGCTACATTTAACAccaatatgaaataatttaaaagatcgTTTAGACAgaaccaaataaaaaaaaaaaaaggacatgaaaaaaaaaaagaaatgttctGTCTACATGTTAAAAGATGGAACGGAGCATTTTGCTTAAACGAGAGAAGTAATAGAATTGTAATGGAGTAATTTTATGGTATTTCCGTGATTCCATGTAGGCAAATTTAACATGGAATTACAAAAGCAATGAGTGATTTACATGCAAATAAAAGTAGTTATGTTCACTCATCCTTATCTATTGATTTTAAagacaattatattttttttttcaaatttaataattGCTTATGCTTATTTGCAATGACtctaatttggatttgtattacaATTGTAATTTTCATTTTAGATCTTAATGTTGTGGAATAAATCAATAGAAATTAACCTTagtttaaaatgatatttttaaatttaagggTTTATTTGTTTGCAATTTTTCATGGGAATGGTGCCTCCCTCAGCAGGAATCATTAAAGTTAACTCGATGCAGCCATCTTAGGCAAAGAAAATTGGAGTGCCTATGCTGTTATTGGACGAAAGCATTGGGGAAACCCAATTGGCTGGATATGTAACAGATTTGTCGCCATATCAGACCCTTTAGTAGCAGAGTGTTTGGCTTGTAGAGAGGCAATTCTTTTTGCTAAATCTGAAGTGCTCAAGCGCATTTGTATAGAAGGTGATTCCCTTAAAGAGTCATAAAGGCTCTTCAAGGAGACAAACCAACTCTGGAAATCTCGGGAGTGATTGCTGATATTCTTCATATTGCTGATGATTTTGATGATGTCTTCTTTAGCTTTGTTAGAAGATCTTCTAATAGGGCAGCTCATTTTTTGGCAACAAAAACTCTTCATGATACCTCCTTTACTTGCAATCCGTGGATGCAAGTCAATTATGTGTCAAGTTGCATGCCCTTTTGATCTCAATGAAGCTTTCtttcgtaaaaaaaaaaaagggggttgTAAATACTTGAAGGTTAAAAAAGCCCACATTGACTTTGGATTAGCTGGGCCTCAACCCAATTCCATCATAATTAAGATCATCCCACGAGCACATTCCCTTTTTCACAAAGTTTTGCTTTTACTTTTTGCTTCTGTATTCGCTATGATTCCTATGAATATTCACCAAACATTTTAGTGGCGCGGCAAATAATTGGAACACCGCAGAAAGCACGTTGGGGAATTGTGCGCCGTTGAACAAAGTAGTGCTTATACATTCAATTAATAAAAGATCtaacatattataattttaatttaaaaaataaatgattattACTTAAAAAGTTATTCTGTTTTATCcagatattattaaataaaaaattttaattatttatatttatatttcttCTACAAGATTATCTTTTATTTATCTAAcatatcataattttaatttagtagtattgaaattattttaaaaattataaagttttgaatttaaatttcagtcaaatttaattataaaaataaattaattaattaaatttcaaatatagacaaccatttaaaaaaaaaaaaaaagattgagtTGATTTATTAACTAtttaagttaattacaaaatccaACCAATATGATATCTGATATGATATACTTACTGAATACATTCAGACAAAATCCCTATCCACATCCCCATTAACGCGGCTCTTTTCCTTTGCTTTGGTAAACACGAAGTCCAAATTGTAAAGCACTGGGATCATTGTAACAGAGCACAAGAAAACTAGCACCGGCCCAAATATCCACAGCAGAAAAGGCATGGCTACATAAAAAAGCCTGTTGCCCACTGTGTTGAGAATAAAACCCCTTTCTAGTAGCTCGGTTACATACTCAGGGGTCACAATGGACAGGGGATCAGGTGGAGTGTTTATGAGTAAGTTCACCTGGTTCACAAACCTAATGGACAGAGAGTGGCAAAAAAATGAGAAGAGGAATAAGCATAGCAGGGTCACATATTTCAATGCCACCATAAATTCACCATGAGCCCCATAGACGGCATCGTTTAATGGCTTCTTCACGCTATAAGTACTGCTTATTATGGCTGCCAGCCCAGCAGACAGAAGGATTGATGTCGTGGCCATTAAGGTGGATCCCATTATCAAGTTTCTAAGCGTTTGGACGGCCAAGATGTTCTTCTTGTCATTGTCCTGCACCAAAATTTTACATTACATTACTCTCATTGTCATATACGTATATACTACTCCTAACACTGCCGTTTCGTTTGGTACTTGAAAAAGTAATGAGATTTGAGTGGggggaagaaaaaagaaagattTCTTGCTTGTCATTTACAACAAGCAAGGCAACAGAGGTTGTTAAGAGACTTGTTTCCAGGCAACTGCCTCTTCTTCTCAATGAAATTTGTGTAGGCTTCTCAATTATTGACGGTGCAAAGTGAGCAAAAAacctataaagaaaaataaattatcgaccatcttcttcttcttcttctttccccatgtatatatacatatacatgcagCAGCTTCAACAGTTGCAGTGATCTATGGTGAAGTGCATGCATAAATAATAATGTATATAGAAACTTTGCATGGGGAGGGCTCTGCCGACTTGGATGGGATCCATCATTTGCCACAAATACTCCTCATCACCTTTTGTTTCCAACTCTATGTTTACATGATTCTTCATCTTACGTTAAGAAGAGGGAATATGATCATCTATTTCTAATTTCTGTAATAATACTAATTAATACTATCCCAAGTGAAGAAGAACTGCTATATGTATTGAAGATGCTTATATATATGCAGAAATCAGGCAGTTGCAGAGCTAGAATGAACTTCAAACCAGAATGTAAGAATTTTTGTTTTATCCTTACAGTGAGCTGAAAGCATAATTAATTTGTGAACATGGTTAGTAGATTAATGGAAAATTATAAAGCTTATATGTATGTTGAATAGAATCAATGAGTTTTAGCTCAATATAAGGTTTCGAAAAACAAAAATATGTATGCATACGTAGAAGATAGAGATACCTTCATCATGGCAGATACCCAGTAACGGCGTCCGCTGGAGTTAGTACCAATGATGGTGGAGAGGGGCTGCGTTCTAACCTTATGCCACAACCATATATGAT belongs to Hevea brasiliensis isolate MT/VB/25A 57/8 chromosome 4, ASM3005281v1, whole genome shotgun sequence and includes:
- the LOC110657308 gene encoding uncharacterized protein LOC110657308; translation: MEWRKSYLDVILVPLGFFITMAYHIWLWHKVRTQPLSTIIGTNSSGRRYWVSAMMKDNDKKNILAVQTLRNLIMGSTLMATTSILLSAGLAAIISSTYSVKKPLNDAVYGAHGEFMVALKYVTLLCLFLFSFFCHSLSIRFVNQVNLLINTPPDPLSIVTPEYVTELLERGFILNTVGNRLFYVAMPFLLWIFGPVLVFLCSVTMIPVLYNLDFVFTKAKEKSRVNGDVDRDFV